The Rhipicephalus microplus isolate Deutch F79 chromosome 4, USDA_Rmic, whole genome shotgun sequence sequence taaaccccacatatcaagcaatcaaaTCACCATATTTAGCACTTATTTTCTCTAAATCTGGTTAGTGTATGTGGAAGTATAAGCCAACGAAGTATACGCTTGGTCACAGTGCATAAAAAGCTCCAAATGAAAAAAGGGAGTCTATCATATCAGTGAATAAGAGGAAGACAACAAAAGAAAATTTGGATTTACGCAGTTCCTAAACGGGCTGCTAGGCCTCTGATACGCTACGCCGTGATGTTTGCAGGATAAACCTCAATGCACACAAGCGTGCTATATCGCTTGCTTTATTCTAGCGTACGCTTTTGGCAGCTTTAGCTCCCTGAGAACTGGACAAAACTGCACGCATTCGGGTCAATACTTGGCAATGGGCGTCTACTTTGTGCGCTTGCCCTGCAAACACTTACGAAAGAGAAATACATGAAGTGAAATGTAGAGATTTTTTTTGCCTTATGCTTTCGCCAAGTGAAGCGGTAGTTTTGTTTTAATTTGCGGAAGTCTGCTCTTTAACGAAGAGGCCTAATGACTTACGTGACGAAATTTACTTTTTAATGCATACGAACAAACGGACAAGATGAACTGTGTCTATAGCAATAAGTGCGTTACATTGAAATCAGTACCTTACATGTAACCGTTGATTATATCAACAGCTTGTAGGCGTTTACGTGCCAAAGCCAAGATTTGATTGTGAGGCCTGCGGTAGTGAAGCACTAAAGAAATTGTAGATCACCGGTTGTTGTTTAACATGACCATACATCGCAAAGTACGCCACCCATAAAAATTTAGCCTACAAACAATAATTTCACAAACATGAGTGTGGTGCTTCAGCTCGCGTTTTTTACGACAGTAGTTACAAGTTATAATAACGTCATTACCTACCGCGCTCTTTTATTCCCTTTCTTATCAAGTAAACGTGTTATCGGCTGAATATGAGACTGTCAGAACGCGTCAACATTACACGAGTATTCAAACACATGGTAGCAAAATAACAAACTGTTTCGAATGCGGCTTGAAAGAAGGatgcaggagagagagagagagagagggaacaTTTAAAAAGTAGAGCTGTTAGCGCATCTTACGTCATTCACGAAGATTCCCGCCCAAGAGCACAGCGCCTCGGGAGTTCACGCTTTCGCACCGTTTTCGTCCCTCCTCTATGTCTCGTCGCCGACGGCCGACATCATGCACTTAAGGTTAAACCCATTCGAGGAAGTAGCGGTGTTGGAACAGCGGTTGAACGCTGCGGGATGCCCTGAAAATGTTCATGAACTGGAGCTCACCAACGGCGTGGTTGCGGATCCAGACGACCTTTGCAGGTGCATAATACGCTGCACTGAGCTTCGTAAGCTTTACTGCGTCTCGAGCGGGATAAGGTTGAAGAGCCTCATTATCAACGTGCTGCCGAAGTTGCCACACTTGAGCCACCTCGAGTTGACGCTCGACGAATGCGTGAACATAGAGGAGGCGTTGTCGATGCTGAGCGCAATTCCAGCCACCGAAACTATCTCGGGGAGCCTTCGCCAGTTGTACGTCGAAGTTTCCGGCATGCTCAGAATTCGAGTGCTTGGCGCAATGTTGGAAAAGCTGCCGAGCTTGGCTGAACTGCACGTTCACAATCTGCGAGAGTTACTGAGCCTAGCTGTGCGCGATGTTGAAAGTTTATGGCTCCAAGCTCCCACACTGCAGCGCCTCAGGATGACATCCGAAACGCCCACCGAGGCTCAGGAAGAACCTGTCGCAGATAGGCCGTTGGAAGATCCGGACTTGAGGAGATGGGCCATGGTTTGCGGTAACCTGCTGCTTCGCCGAAGTCCTCCCACCAGAAACTGTGTTCGCGTGAGAGATCTTGCCATTCGAACCGAACCGCTGCATCCTACCGAGCCTGTTATCATCGTGATTAACAACGACGAGGGGATACCCACGGCATCACAAATACGCGAAGCGGGGACACAGAACGACTGGCGCGATGTACGTGGCCTCACTCTCGCACTCGTCAGGTCGGGAGATGCTGCCGAGGAAGTTGCGCGCGCTAACGCCGAGATCGAAAGCGGGCTTCTGAGCTTCTTGAGGCATTTCGCAGGTAGCTCGGGCGGTATCGGACACCTCAAGGAACTAAACCTGAGTTCCTTCCACTTTGCCGACATGGTGGACTTCACGCGCGTCTTGAGCGACGCCAGACTGACGACGCTGACAGCACTCTCTGTCACACCTTGCGGCATCTGGTACCCGGGTGCGCTGAGACGGCTAGCGACCACTTGTAACGAGCTGGACGACCTGGACATTCGGGTATACTCGGATTATCGAAGGTGTTCCCGGTGTTGGCAGCCTCTTGCGCTGAGTGCCGCGTCCGGAAGTCATCTCACCCGAGGTCGCCTCACCTTCTACAACATGACAGGTTTTGCTTCGCTCGATTTTTTGAGCACGTCCCGAATATCCGAGCTTCGCATGTCAGACAAGTGCGATGATGCAATGGTACGATTGACGACATTGTTCCAGAAGTTGCGGCAAAATACGTTGCTGCGCTGTCTCGTGGTCAGCTTTCCTCACATACGCTACAACCATGAGATGTATCAGGTATGCAATTACATTTCAACTATGGTTTTTAAATTTTGGCTTGGGGAGCGCCTGATGGGGCCCCGAAAGTCCAAGTAAAAGGGGGAACAATACACTCATCTATAGGTCACAAGTACTCTATTAGCACTGATCAGTGGGTGacgaaatggaatgaaaaaaaggaCTTTATTTATCAGTGCGTGATAACATGCGCGGAAATAGGTTAACACTCTGTAACTTTCAGTGCGAGCAACTCGCCCTCCAGATAAACAGCGTAATCTTGCAATCGACCTTCACGCCTTTTAGCCGTAGAATGTTTATGCATTTTTGTGTGAGTGCTTTTCTATATAGTTAAGGCAGAGTTCCATTCACGATTATACCGAGGAACGTTCATGCATTTTGATATGGACACTATCTTTTATGGACAAAGCAGCTTCTCTAATAGATCTTGACTAGGCTAAGAACTGCCATTTTGACCCgtgtttctttcttgttttaCTATTCTCTCAAGGACCTACCGATGCTTCAGGATTTGCGTTTCCTAAGTCTGGAGACATCCACTGCGCACGACGAAGTAACCGTGCGTGACTTCATCGAATGGGTGGCCTCTCACTCGTGCGCCCTTGAAGTCATCCACGTGCATTTCCCCCACCACTTGACCGGAATGACGGAGCGGTTCACATGGGTGCGGAGTGTTGAGACAACCAAGCAGTCCGATTCGGGCGACGACGCGAATCCACCGGATCCGGCAACAGGCAGAGTCTTCACAGACAGACCTTGTGTGATTTGTTCGACGCAGACCTTTATTGGGCTTATCAAGCCCCACAACCGTGGAGCAAGGACGCAAATGTAGATTGCCTGCCAGTGTTTCGATAATATAACTGAGGAATCGTTGACGTTTTCGATATCTACACTAAATAAAGTGTTAATTGTATACGCAAATTTTTAAACTGAACATTCTCACTGATCGCGTTCAAAGGCTGTGGCTGGCTCAATGTATCGCTGGATATAAACTTCTGGTATTTCGTTATATCTATGCTGCCCCCCTCCTTGAGAGGTCAGGGCCCAGTTATTTTTGGTCCGGTATCTTGTTAGACTGCCTTGATTCATTTGGCCTTCAGAAGCACCGTAAAATATACAGCAGAATATAGAAAAGTGCTTCCAGCCAGATCGGTGCAATTAATACGGTGAATCTGTTCTCAGCTTGGAGTCTCGCATGATACCGAACAGAATTCCCTTCGCctttttttcgccttttttttccTGCGCTAAACCATTGACAGCGCTTCCGACAGCCAAAGTGGTTTTGGCCACTGCAGTGACAAACAAGGACAAAAGTTATGGGGACGTGTCGTTGGCACTGCGCGCTCTCATGTGACGCGTATTCCCGACTCTATAGCTGTAGCTCGGGAAATTCCGACCACAAAGCCGCCTCGTTCTAGGCATGAGAATTGGCCACTGTACACAACGCGTAGGTATGAGGATTTAATATTAAGGTTTAAGCTCTACCATAGGGTACCCAATAAAAATGTACAGCCGATGTCAATTATTTAGGGACGGCGGTAGCACGTGCAAAACTCGTGCCCAGTTTCTTCCGACGGCCGCTTGGGAACGATTGCACATGCGCCTTCCCTTTTTACCTTCCCGGTTACTCGTTCATTCGCTTTAAGTGGTGGAACGCCGTAACACCAGAGAAATCGCAATGGGCTACTTCTGTAGTCCCCGTGGAAGCACCGATTGATGCAGGACAAGATCAAGTAGAAATCTTTTCTACTTGATAAAGGCTTTGTCCTGCACCACGGTCGAGGATGCGTTGCAGCTTGCAAGGTTTTCTTGTTGCTTTGCGCAACAAACCGGTTGACGCCGAATTTATTTTGTGATAGCGCATATTGATGGGTGAATGATGCTTGCCCCGAGCACTGCAAGAAACTTGAGCGCCTTTTCGGGTTGGTGTCAACATAACAATATCAGCAGCACGTGTTgcttcccccccaaaaaaacatcCGGTTATTTTATCACTCTCTAACGCAGAAGCGGGAAATTTTCTTTAGTAGTGCCACAGTGAAGAAAACACTTTTTCCGCTCTCTGGTAAAAGAAAGGCGCTTGAAATTGATGACTATCTCCTATAATATTATGTGTAGCTTAAAAGAAATTGTATTTGAATTTGTCCAGAAAAAGGCAAGAAGAGTGTTGGAAAGAAGCAGGAATCTGGCTGAAGCATTCGTTCCCCGCCAATGCTTTTAGGCAACGCTACCGAAAGCCGTTCCGGATTGCAATTGagttcactgttcgtgagaataaatttctctaaacacaactCTGCTTCTAAACAACTAAAGGGTCCATATGGGGTTCGAGAAAGCAAGCGGCCGAGTAGTCCTATCACATAAGTGGATCTGTGAAAAAAACTTACGCACAGCGTGTTTTCTTCGACGTGGTTCGTCTGCAAATGAGGCGCATTGCGAGGCGGACAGATTGCATTACGTATTTTCGTCTTTGTTTCAATAATGAGTCCTTCGGCCATGACTGCAGATGTGACACCTTATGCTTTTCTGGCGTACTGGTGCACCCCCACTTGTAGCAAGTGAACGTGTAGACAGCAAGGTAAACAAGGACTCTCATGTGCTGTGCGTGCTTTCGAGCTTCGCAACAGCCGATAGGTATGGTGGGGTGCTTttccacgcgctcccgtgttttCTAAAATTTTAACGTGACTGCGTTATAGTGGTTGTATCGCAGAAATTCTGCCGTCAGCGTCGGTGCATtattagttgtgagcgaaaaattgtccgtgagcaaaaaaattgagaaaaaaaagcaaataaaataaacataaaaatgTTCGATCCCATGGAGGATTGAACCCCAGCCACacgcgtggcaagcaggtatcCTACCACAAATCCACgaggttacttttttttctttaatgaatgaaattatcaccagtaaagtacacagaacgtacttcatcagaagtcaggcaaacacacacaagcgtcaaaaacgggaagccactccggaacggggtcaaaagtctcgacaacactgcgcacttgagaagctgcttctcggaagacagatctcgtcgaccgtggtggcttggcgtgtctatcgatcatgcgacttttccataataaataaagtcccaacaacataaacaagtcgtaaggagtactatcagtcagactctttttgaacggaagaaacctaataccatgggctgtgattggaagttcttttcttagcGTTCTTTTTAGAATGGTGCTGCTTCGGGAGAACACCACATAAATGCCAtttagtggaaggagtctccttagcgcattttgttcgacaggtgtcacgacgaaaaccaaCCCATTCGACGATTTGTAAGCGCACTTGgtaggccatcaaactacgtcgaaaaaggccgggatagcaACCAtagccgctaaaaacacacaggaactttcaaacagctctaaaaatagacAACTTTGTCCATCTAAGAGAAACTTATCAAGCCTTTCCAAAGTCCTTGATCGCGCAAACAAAAAATGCTAAATAATGTGCTGCCATTCTGAGACCCTTTATGCCCCTTCAAGGAAATGTCATTTCAACAAACCACAACACTTGCatagatttagcttttcattctcaCAACACCATTAAAGAAGTGAAgtactgcagttgccatttcaccGACCATAAGGTGATGCTTGTTGTGGTTGGCCGGAAGAGGTCTCCAGAAGAACAAGTTGAGCAATAGGTGGATGGCAAAAATGTTGCTCACGCAAAGGATTTTGGGTTACTGCGGCCGCCTGAATCGACGTTTAGTTCGAAATGCCGTGCCACCGTGCGGGCATTTTTGCCAGTGCCGTCACTTTCTGCGTGTTCTACTCAGCACCCGCGGTGTCCCCTCACAAATTGCTGCATAATACTTTGGAGCGCTATGCTGTTTAGTTGCAGTCACTACGAGATAGTATTTTTTCACCATCTCGTAGTCACTACAAATGCAGCCACTACGAGATAGTATTTTTTTCCTTCAAGTGGTATGCAGCTCCGGACCCGTGCTTGTTGTTTTGGGTGTTTTCAcgcattctatgtcattgcccagcataccagaccgaacgacgtattatggaagccaagctctgtcagctggattcgcGGCCGCTTACTGAAGAGAAGATcttgggaccttggccgacgatttctcatacgcgcaaagccacgaaagctctCTTGTACTTCTTAAGGATCACCAAACTTCAAGAcagcttgtgaaagaacagtgtgagaccgcgctgtgtagtctcgagctgaacAATAATCCTTCTgattcttactcctcttctttttacctctttcctttctattattctccctttcccccaaCTCAAGTGTGGAGTAGCAAACCGAGCCaagtttggttaacctccctgccttttctctctatttatctctctctctcacgcatCTTTTGTCACAATAAATAATTTTCTGGACGTGATAGCACTACAAAATACGTGTCTATTTTTTATTTCATGCAGCGCATCTGTAAAGTTATTTATTGGTTTTTGTATTAGATAGACACCATCCCGTGTTCAATAAAGTGAATGACAAGAATTAACTGTTTCTTACTCTGAAAATGAAATGTTCTCGTAGTTTTCTGGCTTTTTCACACCATTCTCTCTTTTTATGCGTGAGATCTCGTTCCCTCACGCACTTGAACTTTGTGGTTCAATATATATGAAATTATCCACACACAACCAACGAAACACAGCATATCGGCAGTTGACGCTTGCAAATATGCCACAATAAAGATGCCATACCATGCTACTCGCAGCTTCAGAAGCGACTTCGATCGTTTTACGTCCTACGATACCATGATTAGAGCAGCCGTTTTGCCCGTGAGCCTTTTACGCGCTTAGCAGTGTCCATATAGTGTACGCGTACATCTCTTATCATCGAACGTATGTTGACATTTGGCAGCATGTGTGCATAAGGGTGAGCGACATTGAAGTGGCAAACATTTGTGCTCGAAAACGGTACATTGAGGTGGTTCTGTACAAAGATTACTGCATAATTCAAAGCATATTGCATGCTGCGGTCGAAACACGTGTCTTACCGTTCTTGGTGTTTGCCCTATTCCACTTTTCGCTTCGTTCTCTGAAAGGCGCTGAATATCGTCTatgcatacgaaaaaaaaagcaacacacacgtCACGGAATTGTACGAGTTTCCTCCTTGGTTACACTGCACAGTAGGCACGTTGAAGCAGTGAGGAGATAAGCCTCGAACCGGAAGTACCGTAGCAGACAACGCGTCGTTTTGCTATCAACCCATTATCGGACAACGAGTGCAAGACGGATGACAGAATGTGACCATTTACGAATACAAGTGTCCCGCCTACGCGCACTTCATAATTCAGGACCATGTGACTTTATCACTGCACAATATTTTAATGAAGTTATGAAAGTgcccccgccatggtggtctagtggctaaggtattcggctgctgacccgcaagtcgcgagatcgaatcccagctgcagcggctgtatttccaatggaggcagaaatgttgtaagcccgtctgctcagatttgtgtgcacgttaaagaaccccagatagtcgaaatttctggagccctcctctacggcgtccctcatattcatatggtggttttgggacgttaaaccacacatatcaatcaatcaagttataaaagtgctgttgaatagatcgaaaacctgtaccaatactatagatacgtcgcgcttgcacacgcgcgcgtttgtgtgcgtgtgtgtaacaaaacatattaataagtatgcacttagcggttgaagggcgcactaaaGGCTGaatttcgctattgcgttcaactctttaAAAAGGAAGCTTAAGCGTCCCCCAATATTTCGCCGCGACCGTACAGTCCATTCTCAATGTGCCTACTGAAATCTGTAAGCTTAGCGATGGTTTCTTCTCGGTGCCCGTCGCGCCAGCTTTTCAGcggagataaaaaaaaacatggtttaaTTATTCGTTAGATGAATcggtaaaacatgaaagtaaaaaAGTGTCCTTAGAGAAGTAGTTTAATGTTACGTTGATATGGGAGTGCTTGCGCAATGTCTATTGGTGTCTTACAGCCATAGCTCCGCTTAACGTGGATGCATTCACGTgcctatactctgtttcacaagCTGTTGGAAGCATTGTGGAGGGTATACACGGGTGCCCTCAGCCAATCATGAACGAGAGCACTACGTAATAGTGTTTACACGCGCATGTCGCGTCCCTGAATTCGACAGGTGGTCCCGTCTGTGTGGAAATAAACGCACTATACAAACATGTGGTGCTTCCCACCTATTAAtctgttttgttcattttcaAACAGGCGACTACCGTTTCAAATAATGCAGTGGTTTTAGTTTTAATAAAACTGGGCTGACTTTTTCTATTCATTTACTATACCTGTCATCACCATTTCTTGTCAGTTCTTGTCAAGTCCTAGGTTTTTTAATTGTTTATGCAACATGTACGACAGTATTTACTTCAGTCACTGAAGTCAAATAATGAACGCATCAGTCAATATATACATAGCGATGTACCACGCATCGCGTGAACGTGGTGATGGTACCTCCCGCTGCGTTTCTCCACATCATCATATGGTGCCCTCCGGGCAGGTGGCAtaattttaaatgcggagcatttctaaGTCACACGACGTCGTGCTTCGGCGTCAGCGGTGGCACCGTCGACACTGACACTGCGCATGCTCACGTCTCGTTGCGGCCCAGGAAGATACCCGCCAAACTGTCGCATGCTTCCCCTCCTTTGCCTTACAAGGCTGAAGGTGGCAGCGTCTGCTAGAAAATTATGACTGCATGCTCTCTCTGCACAACAGTTCCCTGGCCACCCCGTGTATGTAAGCACCAGGTTTCGTGCtcagaattcagtcaagggcatctTTACTTGACGTTGAAGGCAGCACTTCTACTTCGTACGATAAATCAGAATAATAAAGAAGGAATAACAATGCGGCATGCTCAAGTACATTACAAGCATTCATTTAGGGACAATAACGTGAGATTTTAGATGCCAACTTCAGGATATCATTATCAGGCAAGCCACATGGCTGTCAACCACCTGGTCTTCCTAATCATCTTTGAGTCTTCCATAACGTGGACTGGCATTAGAAGGTGCACCGTTCATACACACTTTGCTTTAAAGTAATCATTTATAAAGATGAATCTGGTAATATATCTCCAGATAAGACCTACACGTCAGAACAACCTCATGGATTTGTGCGCTATTTTATTCCCATTGATAAGCAAGGAAACGCGTTATCTGCTGAATTACTCAGCAAGCGTCGATATTACACGTGTACCAACGAGTGAAAGTGAGCTGTTTCGAATTGTGCTTGTCAAAAAGGAAGTGGGAGAGAATAAGAGTGAACATTCAAAAAGTAACGATATTAGCACAGGCTGCGTTATTAGAGAAGATATTTGCGCGCCGCTGCACAAAGCCTTAGTAATCCACGCTTTCGCGCGATTTTTCGTCTTTCCCGTTTGTCTCGTTGACGAGTGCCAACACAATGCGGATAAGGTTAAGCCCATCCGACGAAGTAACGGTCTTAGAGCAGCAGTTGAACGCTCTGGGTCGCCCGGAAAATGTTCACGAATTGGAGCTCACCAACTGCGTGGTCGCGGACCCCGACGACCTTTGCCGGTGCATCATACGCTGCACGGAGCTTCGCATGCTTTACTGCGTATCGA is a genomic window containing:
- the LOC142813981 gene encoding uncharacterized protein LOC142813981, with translation MTGFASLDFLSTSRISELRMSDKCDDAMVRLTTLFQKLRQNTLLRCLVVSFPHIRYNHEMYQDLPMLQDLRFLSLETSTAHDEVTVRDFIEWVASHSCALEVIHVHFPHHLTGMTERFTWVRSVETTKQSDSGDDANPPDPATGRVFTDRPCVICSTQTFIGLIKPHNRGARTQM